ttaaaactattaaaactctttaaaactctttaaaactctttaaaactgttaaaactctttaaaactattaaaactgtttaaaactattaaaactctttaaaaatctttaaaactaTTACAACtctttaaaactattaaaactctttaaaactatTACACCtctttaaaactattaaaactctttaaaactattaaaactctttaaaactgcttcaaaggaaacatttttgttttactgacaggcttgttttttttttattgtaatgtcATTTTTACTGCTATAATTAAAGGTTTGTGGAATTAATATTAGTATTTGTTCTATTGTAGTCACAGAAGTAGTTGCAGGGGTATTactgttataaatatataacagaaTATAATATGATGTAAAGATTCTGGTCTGCTGTACATATGcaagataacaaaacaaaacaaaacaacaaaaaacagcatcaaagaTGGAATTACATGAAATACAAATTataaatctaataataaaataataattttacttCTTAATAAGTTAAGGCTGCCAGAGTTTATCTtaaaacaaagtattttaaaCTTAAAGTCGCTGTCTAGCTCCTTATAACTgattcataaataaattaaaagatttaTACCAAGTTTTTGTACCTATACCAACCTTTTCAGCATGGTTGCTTGTCATAGAGTGACATCATCTCTCCAGCAGACATTTCTGTTACTCTGActatgttttgtgtctctgtggatgGAGGACAGAGCTGTCAGAGCTGTTGCAGTGGCTGCTGGACACCAGCAGAGGTCAACAGAGATTAATACAGTGGATCACAtctgctgaaaatgaaaacacacttcagTTAAACAGCACAGAGCATCAGTACTGTAAAGATATTGCGAGAGAGAACAAAAGCATAACTACCACATGGAATCAGAGTTATTGATGCTTCAGCTTCAGCCTTTAAGATAAGATCAACTTTAATGATCTCACACTGAGGagattcacttgtcacagcagcttgttttcACAAGGTGTATAAGAAAtcactcataaataagaaagaTATAGAACCCCCTCTCTCTTACTTCTTCTATGGAGTCTAGGAGGCAGTCCAATCgctcttgaccagtttgttgacacatttataaaagaaatgCACATTCCTCCAATGCTGTACTTGCAGACATGATCCAAAAATcatctgtagtgtgtgtgtgtgtgtgtgtaggaccgAGGTGTAAATGAACCATAATGTTCACATAGTATAAATATTCTAATGTCATATCGTAATTAttgaaattatgaaataaacacaaaattaagacaagattaaactttatttgtgGGCATAAAGTGAGAAATGGTGAGTGCATTTATGTTCGATGAATCCATGAAAATCAAATCactgtttctgtatgtgtgtgtgtcctcacattACATTAGAATATATAAAAGTTATAATCAAGAACTCAGTATTGACATACAATCGATCaaacaacatgtaaatgtgCAGTTTTGAGTTGTTGACACTGATTCCATCCTCTCCACCCAGTCaatgtttaactgttttaaatgttttagcaCCTCAGGTATCATAGAAAATGTTCAGTTGTATTTACACGCTTCGGGTTGTTCACGGTTTGTACCgcttgtttttaatgcagcttttaaagtgtttccagtctttgaACAGTCTTTCTTCTTCGTGTATTATCCACCGTGTTGCCGCTTCCTCGGGTTGAGACAGTTAACTTctggttgttcttattctgaATCCTCTCTCTGCTGGATTTCTGCTGGAggcttttctttccttctgacCGCAGAGACCCCTGAAAAACAAAGTCTAAGATTTAAGATTAAAGTTTAGAATTTAAGGACGAAGATGAACACTTCAAATTTTGACATGCCTTGAAAAATTTATATTGAAAGAGTTGATTGAATACACAACGAGTCATTTCAGCATTGTTTAAAACATGATACTAGGtgggaaaaacaataaattaatcaattaattaatcacCTGACTGACTGATTAATACCTCTACCTAGTGATGGCCTTGGCAACAAGATATGCAAGTTCAGCCATGTTAAGGACCATGCAGATAGAAGAGGCAGTGGCCATGAAAACAGTGAAGATGGTTTTCTCCGTGGGCCGTGAGATGAAACAGTCCACCAGGTTTGGACACGGCCACTGGTCACACTGCACCAGCCGTGGCATCTGGAAGCCATCGTAGACCACATACAGTGCATACCTGCCgagacaaagacacagtctGTATGGAGACAGGCCAAACCAGCGTtaaggctgacagacagaagatCTGAATCACAGATCTTACATGAATCCTCCTTCAAAAAGCAGCCTGAACACCAGGCTGCAGGCGTACGTCCACCAGAGGGCACCAGCTATTGGGAGTCTACGTTTCTTCAGGGTCTCCAACTCTCCGTCCTGGCCTTTGTTGCTGAGGAATCCAGCTCGACCAGAACCCTGTCACAACAGGATGGCGTAATATATTATAAGACGTGACAAAACAAGGTAAAATGAGACACAAGAAGATAAACGAGACaataagacaaaacaagattAAATAAGACATGAGAAATGGGATGGTAgcccagcacacacacctgtaggAGCCTCTTCTTATCTCTATGGTTCCGATAGGCCACATACATTGCAACCATGAGTGTCGGTGTGGAGACAAAGACGAGCTGAAGGCACCAGAGACGGATGTGGGACACAGGAAAGAACTGATCATAGCAGACGTTTTCACAGCCAGGCTGAAGAACAGAGACAGGCGCATAAAACATACAAGTTATTACTGTATTGAAATGTGTGAGGGTGAATTTTATTCCGTATGAATTTAGCTTTTTGTGGTCACATACCAAACATGAAAATTGATATTCACATAATGGTGTCCCTACCTGTAGCGTGTTACAGGTGAAGTCGGACTGCTCGTCTCCCCAGACGCTCTCAGCAGCGACCACCAGAACCATGACCCggaaaataaacagcacagacagcCAGATTTTACCCAAGCTGGTGGAGTGACGGTTGGCCCCGACTAACTGATTGTACAGGGCAGGCCAAGACATCCTGGGGAAACAGTCAGAagcatgagaagaagaagaagaatatgaGCGAAGTTAccagtgtgaaaaatgttttttttgtaccaggttcGGCTGCTTCCTTTGAACTATACATCTGACAGCAACGCAGATGGAAACTGAGAAGGAAGGCCGTGGCAAAAGATGAAAgcagatgaaacaaaacaaagaagaagaagaggatgaaaaggaatgaaagtgagaggaggaggagaggaggcccAGCGCCAGCATTCATGTGAACTGATGAACCTCTCTGCCCACTGTGGACTGTACTGAACTAAGcccacactgaacacactgtacAAACCCACACTACTACAGTCCTCACCGCACCATTCACATTCAAcgattgactgattgatttatCGATTGACTGATCATTCAAATCACATGCACTGATTGATATTTATGATATGCATGATACATTcattcaaagttcattattgTTTCCAGTTGTAGAATGCTTCTTAAAAGTTAAACAACAATCTACagaaattatatttgtattttcttatcctctaaaatgtctttttctaaaGCAATGAAAATCCTAAAGCACTTTTCTCACCTTGTGTCTGGAGAGTCAGGTTGTCTGCAGGAAAATATTCCACATGGTCCTCCCGAGCAAGAAATCAAACAGCGGCAGCTTGCTGTCACATCAGCACCGACTCCACTGAAATCTGAATGGGATCCTGATCTGATGCCGACGTGaacaagacacaacacaaacttgCAGCCTCTGCTTCCTTTGCATGAAATCAAAGATGCGCCTCCAGTGTCAAGTCGGCCAGAACAATAATGACTTCCAGTtaggactttcaaaataaaacgtcaCAGTGGCAGAGAGGTTACAATGTTTGGGAGCGGGAGGccacacaaacattacatgAGCAGAAATGACATCTCATTTCATTTGCATGCACAGTCACTGATATTAATGacttattaatgaattaatcttactataaataaatactatCACTGTATGGGATCTAATATAAAGATGTGAGAGGTTCAGTGAGTGTTAAAAAGCAgtgtaaataatttaatttcattaaatcaaattcatttttcatgtggATAACAATGAACCTCCTCGCCCAGCTTCTGCAAAACAGGCGTCCACTTTGTTCAGTCCACCCTCTTATTATTTCAAGGTGGTGTGCTGACGTCAGGACAGACCTTCATGGACGTGCAGATGACATCATGTGGATCCACAGCCGAGCATGAGCT
This is a stretch of genomic DNA from Larimichthys crocea isolate SSNF chromosome XIX, L_crocea_2.0, whole genome shotgun sequence. It encodes these proteins:
- the LOC104936902 gene encoding gap junction beta-2 protein; translated protein: MFVSPPAVPESGSHSDFSGVGADVTASCRCLISCSGGPCGIFSCRQPDSPDTRMSWPALYNQLVGANRHSTSLGKIWLSVLFIFRVMVLVVAAESVWGDEQSDFTCNTLQPGCENVCYDQFFPVSHIRLWCLQLVFVSTPTLMVAMYVAYRNHRDKKRLLQGSGRAGFLSNKGQDGELETLKKRRLPIAGALWWTYACSLVFRLLFEGGFMYALYVVYDGFQMPRLVQCDQWPCPNLVDCFISRPTEKTIFTVFMATASSICMVLNMAELAYLVAKAITRGLCGQKERKASSRNPAERGFRIRTTRS